The sequence ATTTGTATTTGAAGGCTTGTGAAAAAACATTTGGATTTTCTTACTCCTGccatcacccccccccccccaccccccaaaccCCTTTTCTAAACATTACGGTTTTCTTATTCCTACTACAATCTCGCTCCTAAAAGCAACCCCCCACAGGGAAAAAGGGATCCCTTTATCCTCTCAGTGACATCAATATGTGTTTCATttttccagttttagtttctcAATTGATAGATATGATATCATTTCAACTACTGATGTCTTTTTCtgaaaaagtttgattttttattttcattgcctattgattttttattttcattgccTTTGCTTTTAACATCCAAACGTTAGAAGTTTCTTACTCCTTACCACATTCTTAGTCCTATCACCACTTCCCAACCCCACTAAAGGGATCCCGCTATCCTCTCCATCGCataatctttttcttattttcccaGTTTTCTAATGAGATATATTTAAGATGATTTTcttaaacaaaaatttgatatcattcCTATTGTTTGCATACAAAAACATAATCATTTTTATTGTTGCTTTCTGAaaaggtatattttttattttttattttcctttgctTTTGCAATGTAGCATCTAAACATACTTCAAGACTTTGCATTTCATATTCTTCTCCActgcatttttcttttttcatcagTATTCTATTTCCTAACAGAGtgtaaagaaaaagataaacagATATGGATTAAATAAACAGCAAGCCCCACAATAGAACATATAAAGGAGGATAAAACATGCTTAATTTCTTACCATGTGTGCAGGCTCCACAATGGGGTATTTATTTCTCTCTCTAAACATTGCTACAAATTCATCTgacatttaacatcaaaactacaACTATAAGAACGCATAATAAACCAGCAATAAAAcagaaaaatatatatgtgtaagCTGCGGTGCAAAAAACTAACTTAGCATAAGATTGGACTCTTTTCTGCGGGACCCATGATCCACAATTATCACTCCATCACGTTCTTCTATCCCGTTCAATCCCTCCCTATTTGCAGTGACCATACGATACCTTTGAggtaaatatttgaattttgaaggaCCCTTATGCAATTTTACAAATTCAGGAACTGCAGTTGTTGGTTTTCTAGCTGGATATGTACTGGTTGAGCTTTCATCGTTTCAACAACAAAAGAACATCACTTAACTATACAAACTTCCAGTTAAAAGTGCCTTATCAACTAATCATACTAATCAAGAATTTAACTTTATGATAATTACAACATGAAGAATCTGTTACATGAAAACACAAGAGAACTATAAATTACCTCCTCAAACTGAGATGAGATCTTAAAGACAACAAATCCATTCACTTCTTCCTAGACCACTTAGATTAGTCTTTCCATTTTTCGGTACCACAAGATGAAATCAAACTCCTTTCTATTTGTGGAAGCCCAACTGAATCAGGGAGGCCTTGATAGTATTGAAGAATTAACCTATATCACCATCAATTCAACTGCTAAACTTAAAATAATGGACGACTATATAATACATGTATAATTTATATTTACATATACTACTAGTAAACACACAATCAGATCCTTAAGAGAAAAGCACACTCAGCCCcagaaacaaaactaaaataagtacCATGTCACATATGTGGGAGCAGAATAATAATTGGACAGATACTGTCATATCAGAAGTATGGACATGAGAATGATGCCAAACTTAAAAAAGGAGCACTTTTATGGGTCATAAGATCCATGTGAAGAAGCAGACAAGAATGCTTAGGCACAAGTCAAATAATTAGTCGAGTATGTTTACATTCATtctctcaaaattttatattagttGACAATTGCATTCTAAtgtaggaatatactgggtatgttgttgttgttgtaatttcaTTCTAGGCATACCTGCTATGTGCCAACCATTTCTTTTATCaggtaaattaaaattttattaataaatgtgTCCTTTAGATGCTGGGAATTACAAGCTTCAGAAAAAAGAGATCGCTCCCAAAAAGTGAGTCCTTCCGATTAATTCCTAAAAAGTTAGTAACAAAATATACAGAAAGTGTATCCCAACTGTGTACGGGGAGGATTTACAGCAGCAGAATTTTCCCCTTAGATAAATTAACCAAATAGCTCTTCAGATCTCATAATGGATATTCAGATATAAAACAACTATAATATTTGACCCTCCAGTATATTCCATGCATGCAGTAGTAGCAACTCAACTTTTGATTCAAGGCttacttgaggtgcctaagtaaAAAGTCATACCAACTTTGGGGGGGGCTGCCGATGGGTTCTGCCTAAGATTAAATGATACCATACACACTTTGTGTCCATATTTGGCGAATTAGTGCAAATAATAGCAAACAATTTGCCAATTTAACACACACTCCCATAAATTTCATATAGTGATTGTACAAGCACTTGACAGTTAAAATACCATATAATGTCCAAGCGTACACTTTCTAAAAGTTCAATTAAAACACCAATCATCCCAACCCAAGGCATATCAAATTAACCCTAGAATCAGAACAATGAGTACCTGCGAAGGAATATTAAAAGAATTACTTAAAGGAAGAGGAAGTGAAGTTAAAGACAAACCAGAAGTGTGAATAGCGGTGGAGCGATTGATAAGGATTATCCCTTGGACTGGGTGGAGAATAATATCCGAAAATCAAAGTACAAACTTAAACCCGAGATACTGTAGCTGCAATAATCTCCAGGGATTTCCAACAACACAACTAAGAGCCCATGTCTAACCAATGTGGAATTTCCGCACCTCTCTTCCCTTCTCATTTTAACTAGATGGAAGAGCCCGCGCCCCAATAACCCAAGTGGTTTTTATGTCAAATAATGAGAATGTTTTATTGTACGGAAAAAATTATATACATCACAGATTCCCAGTAAGCACACGTGAGTTTATCATTAGGAGGTGATATATATCTGGAGAGACAATAAAAGGGGGAGAACTATTTTGGATGAGACTTCTAGTAAAGAATTAATGCAGACAATAACACTTGCAACTTAAATTAAGTGTAATATAGCTGCAGCAGATTCATCTAAAAGCTCCGACAGATTCATCACAAAGGCGGACTTCAATTACATCTTTGACAACAAAACTGAAATTATCGAACAATTCTTACCTCTTGCAAGTTCAAGAGTACAACGAAGTAATTGCCTCTCGATTTCATATGCAAAATAccaataacaccaataaatttCAGAAGCAAACGTAAAACAAGTTGCTAATTAGATTCTACAGTCCATATTGGTTAAACATACAATTACACAATAATCAAAATTAAATGACCCCTCAAGTAAGGTTCATCCAGAGAAGATGTATCAAGCATTTCACGAGTGAAAAATAAATTGTTCATCATCCAGAATTATTCATTATTTAACAAGGAGTGcttgataccaatttttgtaGCATGAAATCCTCTAAATCTTCAACTCATACTATTCTTttgttatcaaaataaaaatcacatTATGTCCCCTATCTGctctattttatcatttaatcTGCATGTAAGTTTGTATCACCCACCTTATTATGTTGTATTTGTTCATGTGACTTTTTTCCAATCATCCTTCGAGTTCAAAGAGCAGGGAAGAGCTAAACCAGACAGATTTGTGAAAGCATTTGAGATTGTAAGTGCCATACAGACCCCTTTACCTCCTCCAGAGATGTCCGCATCAAGAAGCAGATTGATGAATCTCTTCTTCATCAAAACAATTTCTAAATATAACCCAAATCCAGAAAAATAATAAACGCAAAGAAGTAGCAAACGTCCAAAACTATCAACAGATCCACCATGACAAATCTACTCAATAAAGGTAATAATGAAGCCCAGTACAAGTATTAAACACTGAATCACCACCAGATTGGCGTATAgttaaacaaaataagaaaatgcaCAGATCAGGATTGCTCTAAAGCTTTAATagcaaataaaaaatactttgaaCCCTTCTCAAAAATGTTTTCGAGTTCCAACACCAAGAGATATAGAGTGCATTCCTAGATTCGAACCTATGACCAGCTGGTTAACTGCCGACCTTTCTAGCACTAAGCTACTGAGGCATAACAAGAGATTCAATCTCATAGACTTCAATTTCCGCTCCCAACCTATGACCAATATGAGCTAGAAGCTTCCTGCGTAACCTCTTCATAGTGGCGCCCCTAAATCTCAATTCCATCCAATTGCACAAATCAGAGAAACTCTAATCTCGTGAGAATTGGCTGTGTTGTCGTTATTTTTATATCGTTATAGTAATTGAAGTTAATAGTGAAGACTATGGATATCTCTTAATACACCCAATCTTGACGTCTTAAGATGGTAATGAAGACAATATTCATAATTACCATGTTAAGACATAAAAGTTGGGTATATTAACAGACATCAGAACGGTACAAAATGTTAAGACATAAAAGTTGGGTATATTAAGAGACATCAGAACGGTACATCATTTTGCTGTTTGATGTTTTTCCAGCAGAGACACAAAGTAgacatataaatttttgctttTAGGCCTCAAATTAGGACTATTTCTACTAAAACTTCTGGCTATTATGCCATTCATTCATCCCACGTCACAAACAGTACATGGAGTtgtaaaacaaagagaaaacaaataCCTCAACATAAAGTACAAGGtaagaaaaatcaaccaaaaaaggACCCAATAATTGCAAAAATATGCATACAaataacaattgataacaatTAAGCAATTACATGAGATGAATCAACGAAATTGAACAAAGAACAACCGATAACAATTCAAGCAATTACCTGATAAGAATAGCGAaattgaaaagagaagagaaaaacaGATGAAGATGACCaaatgaagagaagaagaagcggTTTTTATTGATCTGAGCTTCAGATTCGAACGTTTTTGCAGGAAGAGAAGGTACAGAGTTTAAGGTCTACAGGTATGTTTATCtccttctctctttccttcttttttgtcCTTTCTCGGTTTGCGTTTAGGCTGCTTTgtgaaatgacaaaaatgcctTTCTTTCCAGTTCATTTTACTTATCGGATTTTGATTTGATAACTTCATTTATTTTAGAGTATCTTATATAAATCACGAAATGTTTAAAGGTTATAACGTTTTATcctaataatttattaaattacattatatcatgaatttttaaatttatgatacATATTTTTAACCTTGATACATATGCATTGTGATACAGTTGTAATTTAATTGTTAGTTAAATAAGAAAGTAACTAATTTTCACTCATTATGAGGAGTAAAATTAGGCACAAATCGTGAAAATGATACATCTGATTCcagatgtatcacaatgatacattttgtaaaattactcactaactattaaaaattcaatttcacattaaaataaataatttacatttgtcaaacatatgttaaatgtatcaaatattgacaaataaatttaaaatatgaatcattaTCACAAAATATATGTCATACGTATCACCAGTATTGACTTAATGTATCATATGTATCGCCAGTATATGTTATATGCACtgtgatacatttgtaatttACTGATTaattaaataaggaagtaactaattttcaattattacagAGAGTAAAATTAAACACAGGTCATGAAAATAATACATTTGGTTCCAGATATATCATGATGATACATCGGGTTCCAGATTTATCACAGTGATAGATTTCATAAAATTACTTACTAACCATTGAAAATTCAATCtcacactaaaataaataatttacatttgttaaacatatgttaaatgtattaaatatttataaataaatttaaaatatgcaCTATCACAAAGTACATGGTACTATCACATTCCTTAATTTCTCCTCTTTTTCTTAATATGTActgatttaaaaattgaaaaaaaaaaagttgataaaagaaagttgataaaaatattaaagaaaaacaatGAAATTGGTAAAGAAGCTGCAATAAAGGAGATGAAAGTTGTATCAATTGATTataatttgagagagattttaggggatgaaatatttttaaaaaaaaggtttttaaagaaaaatagattgcATGCATTAATTGTAGAGTAAAAGTAGGGTGagatttttattcatatgtatcaagagtaaaatataaaattcGGGATTTTAAGTAATTGCTTAAAAGGTAAGGAATTTTGGATAATAAGGTCTCTTagatttgtgattttgtgtaatttatcctttattttgccTCACTGGTCCTGTTACCTGATATTTAGTAGTGTCGGTAAAATTGAAcgacttttattctaatttatataGAGTTGTCAATACAGTTAGCTCAGCCCATCCGAGTTAGCCTACATGGACTTTGGAGTTTGATGGGTCAGACCGTGCTGGCCCATCAACATGACGGGTCATAAAACAGTAAGCCCAACCCATCACACTGCAGGTTGCGGGTTTTTAAGGGtcaaaccattttaaaaaatatattatttttataattttaattttaattttaaattgttaattacataaatatttacaacATAATATTATGTGAAGttactacttgttaatcaagtctcacatttacaaaaaaaataaattaataatttgtgaaattaaataacttttgataccaaattcaaatcaaatagagatgttgaaaaataaacgAAATTgttaatgagtaataata comes from Capsicum annuum cultivar UCD-10X-F1 chromosome 2, UCD10Xv1.1, whole genome shotgun sequence and encodes:
- the LOC107860669 gene encoding sirohydrochlorin ferrochelatase, chloroplastic isoform X1 — translated: MDLLSLRSHLSLRSSTSTYPARKPTTAVPEFVKLHKGPSKFKYLPQRYRMVTANREGLNGIEERDGVIIVDHGSRRKESNLMLNEFVAMFRERNKYPIVEPAHMELAEPSIKDAFSSCVQQGAQRVIVSPFFLSPGRHWNQDIPSLTAEAAKEHPGVSYVVTAPLGLHELLVDVMNDRIKHCLSHITGKADECSVCAGTGKCQLRQ
- the LOC107860669 gene encoding sirohydrochlorin ferrochelatase, chloroplastic isoform X2 — protein: MDLLSLRSHLSLRSSTSTYPARKPTTAVPEFVKLHKGPSKFKYLPQRYRMVTANREGLNGIEERDGVIIVDHGSRRKESNLMLNEFVAMFRERNKYPIVEPAHMELAEPSIKDAFSSCVQQGAQRVIDIPSLTAEAAKEHPGVSYVVTAPLGLHELLVDVMNDRIKHCLSHITGKADECSVCAGTGKCQLRQ